TTGTCCAATCGGCCGGCGTGGGATCGCGCAGCATGGTGGCATAAAGCGGCATCGCCACGTGCCGATCGTATCGCCCGTTAGGATTGGTCAAGCACAAATTGTCGGCCTGTCCGATTTGAAACAGCCATTTCGAGCCGCCGTTTTTGTACCACTGCAAAGCGTTGGTTAATGCGGTATCGCCGGAGTTGATGGCCCCTTGCTGATATTGCGTCAGCGCGGTCAAAAAATTCAATTGCGAACCAATTTCGCATAGCCCCATGGTGCGCCGGCCGATGGTTCCCGTCGCCTCGGCGAGCAAGGCCACGGCCTGGTTCCGCTGCCCGCGCATGGCTAGGCTTTCGGCGGCCATCAGCAAAATGGAAGCATCCAACTCGCGGGCTTTATTGTGAGCCCAACTGGCCGCCAAGGTTAGCGCGGTGTCTAGCGTTTGCACATCGCCGGCCAGCAAATGCGCCAAGAATAGTTTTTTGAATCCCTCGGCAATCACGGTGGCGTCGGAATAATTGTAACCGCTGTACGTGGCTTCCTCGAAGTATCCGCTGGCGATTTTATTGTCGCCCCCATCCATGGCCAACTGGCCTAGCTGCAACAGCGCCAAGCCGGTGAGGGGATGATCGAATTGCCCCTGCATCAGCAGCGAACGCTTCAACAGCGCCAGCGCCTGCCCTCCTTTGCCGGCAGAGTTATACGCCGTGCCCTGCATGGCATCCAGCCACGCTTCCGACCAATGATTGGGCGGACCCTGCCGCCGGCTGGCAACGGAAAGCACTTCATCGGTCAGCGTGTCGTGCGTGATGAGCTGGCCTAAAATATCTTGCCGGCGCATCATCGCCAGGCAGGTGCAGCGCACAATTTCTTGCACATTCACGGTCAAATACATCGGCGCTTGCAGCACGCCGCCGCGTTGCAAAACGTTGTTCACTTGGTTGGCATCGAACATGCCGACGGCAATGGGCAGCGTTTCCGAAAAGCGGGCCGGCGCACTGCCCCGACTGCTTTTGCCCCACGGCGCGCCGCGAGAAGCGCCGGAGGAGCCCAGCGTGGGCGGAAATTGCACCCGCAACATCCAATCGGAATTGGTCATGTATAACTGCAAAGCGGCATTGAAATTTTCCAGCGCCGCCGAGTAGTCGCCCAAGCGATAATCGCATTCGCCGACCATCGTGTAATCGCAAATCGAATCGATCCACCGATTCTGGCCGTTGCGATAAGCTCCCCGCAGCTCACGGGTAAACTGTTCCAGGGCACTTCGGTAATCGCCGTCGTTCAGCGAATTGAACGCGAAAAAATAACTCGGCGCAGGATACGATCGCCCGCTTCCCGGCGCAACTTGGGCGCCTATCACCACCGGCACTTGCTGGGTTTGCCCAGCACCAGCGGCAGCAGGAGGCGCGGTCCTGGCTGGCACTGCTAGCAACACGGTGAACAGCAAAATCGCGACGGAAAGTGCCGGCGCACATAATCCGGATTGGGCTGCCCGCAGGCGGCGCGAAAATAGTCCCGGCATAAATCGCCTCCTCGATAATATCTGTCCCGACCGCAGTTTTCGGCGATAAGTTCATCATACCCGCCACTGCAATGTTCCGCGACTACTGACGCTTCCCCTCATCTTTAAGGCTTTTATAACCACGGAGGCACAGAGACACGGAGGAAGACAGCCAATGGTATGATGAGGAACCCCAGGAATTCAGGAAGGAAAAAGGGCGATCAACCGTTCCTTCCTGGTTTCCTAGCTTCCCTGAAAAAACCTTCTCTCCGTGCCTCTGTGCCTCCGTGGTTAAGCGATTCAGATGCTAGCGGGGGGCGATTTCATAAATCGTCCGCAAGTTGGTCGCTTGGATAGACGATAACGATTGTGCCGATTTTAGAAATTACACCGCTGGCGGTCCGGACTGCCGCGGCTTGGAATGGGCTTGCGCTATCCGAAAATTTGCAGGTCTTGTGCAGGAGGTGGCCGATGAGCCAATGGCAAACCGTTCGCTGCTGGAAAAAAGCCCTCTGGGGAGTGGTCCTGGCCGCTAGCTGCGGATTAACCGGCTGCATGGCGAACTATTCCGGCCAGAATTTGCCCAGCCCATATTATTTGAGCGCGCAATTGCAATACTATCCGCCGGGGCCGCAATTCAAACTGACCGAAGAAGCCGCGGCGCAAAAAGCGAATCGTGAAACTCAGGCCCAGCAGCAAGGACCCGTTCCCACGGAGCAGTAATGCAAACCATCGAAATTGAAATTTGAGTTTGGTTAGCTAGTTCAACCCGCTTCGGCCATCCGTGCTGAGGCCCGGCTCGGCGCCCTTCCCGGAGTCGAGCCGAACAAGTTTGTCGGACGCCGGCGCCGTTGCCTGCCACACGGGAGTTTGCTCCCACGGCGGCAACGACAACCGGCGGCAGGGGGGACGACCCCTTCGCGCTGACGTCTGATTGGCGTCGCCTTTTACAAGGCGCCCCATCGGACGTCAGCCGCGCTGAGGGAAGCCTCACACGACAAGAATAACCAATGACCAAGCACCAATGACCAATTTCAGAAGCAAATCCTTGGTCATTGGGATTTGGTCATTCGTCATTGCCGCACTGGGTCTCGCTTCAAGTAATTTTGTGAACCAACCGACCACCCGCGATTCCCATGGCCGATGTTGAATTTTCCACCGCCGTGCAACAAGCGGCCAACGAATTGTTGGTCTGGGTTGGCTTCGGCACGTTGGTCGGCTTGCTGGCCAAGGCCATTATGCCCGGCCGCGATCCCGGCGGCACCGTTGCCACGCTCATGATGGGCATTGGCGGCACCATTATTGGTTGCGGTATTCTGTCGTACTTTTCCGACCGGCACATCTCGCCAATCAGCCCGTTGGGGTTTGTCGTCGGCACAGCCGGCGCCTTCCTGCTCCTATTTTTCTACCGCTTGATGGGCGGCTACTTCTTCCGCGAAGGCGTAACGGCCCCACCGCCGGGCGCGCGGATGCCCTTTTACCGCCGCGGCTACTCTCGCCGCGCGCGTTACGACGAGTGATGACCATGTGGCCGCGTCTCTCCAAGACGCGTGCGAGTTTCGGAGAAACTCGGCTACGTGAAAACGGTCTATCCAGGCAATTTTGCCAGGTATTCCTCCAACTGCTCGAAGGTGCCGTTCCAGCCCTGCTGCATGCCGCCATGCGCGGCGTTGAAGGTGGCCCATTCTTCGGCCGTGGCGTTGAACGGAATCCAAGTCAGCGTGATCGTCGTCTTCCCCTGCTGCTCGGTGAACAGCGAAGTCGAAAGCATCTCCCGCGGCCAAGTGGGGCTCATCGGATGCCGGGTAATGCCTCCTTGCGCGTCGGAAAAGGAATTGATGAGCACAATTTTTTCCGGCGGCACAATTTCGCGGTACACAAACTTACCCCACATTTCTTTGCCGTCGGGGGTTTTCATGGCGTAATGAAACACGCCGCCGGGGCGGAAATCGAGATTGGCCGTCGAAATCATACAACCCTTGGGACCGAACCATTTCATCAAATGCTCGCGCTCGGTCCACGCTTTCCAGACCATATCGCGCGGGGCGTCGAAGGTGCGCGAAATGGTAAATTCTTTGTTGGCAGATGGGTTCGGTTCGGTATTCATAGGATCACCTTCGCTATTTTAAGTGGTTGAAATAGAGTTGTTGTGCCTAGGATTCACTGACGATCCTCAGTTTCGCCAGGCCCTGAGCGAACATGCCCCCGACCATGCTGTCCATGTTGACCAGCATGTGCATCATTTTGGCCACAAAGTTTTTGGGACCGTACATCAACCAGGTCACGACGGTTTGATTGCCGTCAGGCTGAAACGTGAACTCGACGGTATTGGTTCCCATGAATGGCTTGAAAAATTCCAACTTGATTTTCACGAGCTGATTCAGGCGGCTTTCGATAATCGTCATGCGGCCGGCTCCCGTTTTTTTGCCGACCCAACTGTAAATTGCCCCTTCGCCGGCCGGCGGACCCTCGTAGGTTTGCTGCAAGTTGGCGTCAATGCCAATCCACGGCGACCAGGCGTCCCAGCGGTGCAAATCGTTCACGTTGCCAAATACGGTGGCTGCCGGCGCGGAAATGATTGTGGAGCGCTCCACCCGAAACGAGCCAGGCTGCAGGGCAATGATCAAACACAGGCCGACAACAATGACCGCGGCGATGATAAGAACGATAATGTACAGCGGCATGATTAGGGCTGGGCTCCGGTATGTTGGAAAGATTTACTTTTTACGCCCCTGCTCTTGCAGCTCTTGCAAGTACTCGTCCAGCCGGTCGAAGCTTTCTTCCCAAAAGCGGCGGTAGCGCTCCACCCAATCGGCCACGTTTTTCAGCGGCTTGGCCCGCAGCCGACACGGTCGCCACTGGGCCTTCCGATCTCGGGCAATTAACCCTGCCCTTTCCAGCACTTTCAGGTGCTTGGAAATTCCCGGCAGGGTAATGCGAAACGGCTCGGCCAATTTGGTAACCGATGTCGCCCCTTTCGACAGCCGCGCCAAAATCGCCCGGCGTGTGGGATCGGCCAGCGCGGCGAACGTGGTGCTGAGGGGATCGGCAATCATGTGTCGGAACCGTAATTTACCGTTTGGTTAATTAACTAATCGGTAAAATACAGTTTCGGTCGATCGGCGTCAATGGGTTGAGAGAGAAAAATTCATCCAAGCAGATTGACAGATTTTTGATCGGCGGCAGACTGCGGCTCGGGCCGGCTCCAGGCCAGCCAGCGTTTGACGATGCGCTTCAAGCGCAAGGCTTGAGCACGCAGCCGGGCGGGATGGAAGTGCGTGTAATGGTAGGCCGGCTGTAAGCGGGTCAGCCAGTAGCGCTTGCACTCCAAGTAATTCGGGCCCAAATCAATCAGCCGATCGCCGCAGAGGCAACTGTCTTCGATCATTTTGCCCAGCAACACCGTGCCGGCCCCTTCCTGCACCGCCATCGGATCGTAACCGTTGCGAACGCCGTAGACCCAGCCGCGATAATGATAGTTGTACGAAAACGCCACCGGCTTATCGCGGAGCAACAATAAATTCATGTCGACCGCGCCGGCCCGGGCTGCGGATTCGTGTGCCGCACGCAGGTAGGACCGCACCGAGTCGTGGGAAAGCGTAGTGCCGGTGCTCGAATCGCCTTGCCAACTCCGTTCCGCCAACTGCACGCAGGTGTCGTACAAATCCCAGCGTGGGTCGCCGTCAGCGTGTGCCTCGCCCAACGGACGATAGCGGAAATATTCCAGCTTGCCGCGCTTGAGTAGCAGCCGTTCACAGCGGCGCACATTGCTTCGCCAAGTCGATTTGCGCGTGCCCCAATAATTTTCCCAGCCTGGTGTTAGATCCACTTGTGCAGATTGATGCCATACTTGACGGTCAAAACCGAAACCCGCCGCTTGCATTGCCTGGGGAGTGTTGTTGCTGTCGATTTCGGCATCGACCCAGCGCAGATCGAGCAAATCCCAATCTCGGTCCGTGCGGCGAATGTGTTGCAAGCCGGCTTGCAACGTAGCAGCCGGATGTGGACCAATCGGGCCGTAAAAGCTACCCCAACCGGCCAGGGGATAGCCCAGCACTCGCACCGGGCCAACCCGATAAGGTTCGGTGGTCATGACTAATGGCAAGATGCCGACTAACTCACGATTGGCTTCCACAACCAGCACCCGCAACCGCTCCGGACGGACGGGGGCTGTGTTTTCGTTAGCGGCATGGCTTAGGGCCGACACGCCATCTCCATAAAACTGCCAGTACGTTTGCAACCAGGGGAGCGATTGGAAAAAGGTCGCCCCCGGGGTCGCGGCCAGCAAATCGCCCCATACGGTCTGTAAACCGCTCAGTTCTGACAGCGAATTAAGCTCTGTTACGTTGAACATACGCTTACGGTGTAATGACTTGGGGCAATTCTCAGACCGTGCTGCCGCACCCGCCCGATGCCCCCGGACGATGTACATGCAACTTATTGGGTGGTGTTTCCGATCCTCAACGGCGCTGTTTTCTGGAAACCTTGCTTGCGGCGGCCCGATAAGAAAGCATAGTTTCTAACTAGCCCCCGGAACTGCCGCGGAGCTTGCGGGGTTCAAATAAATGGCTGAGAATTAAAGGGATGGGCTCACTCTTAGAAGAACTGCCATGTTAAAGCCTATTTCTGTGGTGGTCGTAGGACTGGTTTTGGCGGCCTGGGGTCTGTCGCTGCCGGCGGCCGAGTACAACACTTCCGCGAAGAAAACGCCGCTGATTACATGGACCGGCAAGGCCGATCCGTTTTCGCAAAGCAAATTGGAGCCGACGGCGCTGGCCAAGGTAATCGACCATTCGCTTACTGAAGATTTGGCCGCCTCGGACGATACCAACAAGGTGCTGACGTTCAGCAAGCGCGCCAGCGACGAAGTGTTTTTGCGGCGGGTGTATCTCGATTTCATCGGCCATAATCCGACAGCCGACGAAGTGACCACCTTCGTGCTCGATCCGGCCAAGGACAAGCGCGATAAGCTGATTGTCAAATTGCTCGACGATCCGCGCTTCGGCGAAAACTGGGGCCGCTATTGGCGCGACGTCATTATGTATCGTCGCCAGGAAGATCGGGCCATGCTGGTGCAGCCGGCGCTCACCGACTACCTGACCGAGCAGTTCAACAAGAACACGCCGTGGGATGCCATTGCCCGCTCGTTCATGACCGCCGACGGCGACGTGAAAGACAACGGCGCGACCGGCATTATTATGGCGCAAAACGGCATGACGTCCGATATTACTTCAGAAATTTCGCGCATTTTCTTGGGCGTGCAAATTCAGTGCGCCAACTGTCACGACCATAAAACCGATCGCTGGAAGCGCGAACAGTTTCACCAATTGGCGGCCTTCTTCCCGCGAGTTGCCCTCAAGCCAGACAACGCAGGCGAGAAGCGCACGTTTGTTGTTTCCGGGAACGACAACCCGATCCGGCGAGTCAATCCAAAAATGGCCAACCGTCCGGTCGGCAGCCCCGAGCATTTCATGCCCGACTTGAAGCATCCGGAATCAGAAGGAACGAAAATGCAGCCGGTGTTTTTCCTCACCGGCCAAAACTTGCCGTTCGGCACGCCCGATGCCCAGCGCCGTGAAACCATTGCCAAGTGGATTACCGATCCGCGCGACGAATGGTTTGCCAAGGCGTTCGTCAACCGCATTTGGGCCGAGCTGGTGGGCGAAGGATTTTATAACCCCATCGACGACCTTGGGCCCGACCGCACTTGCAGCGCGCCCAAAACCATGGAAATTTTAGGGCACGAGTTTGCTGACAGCCGCTTCGATATCAAGCGGCTATTTCACATTATTGCCGATACTGAAGCGTACCAGCGCGACAGCCGTTCGCGCCGCAAGCCCGACGAAATGCCCTTTGCGGCCAATTGCCCGGAGCGTTTGCGCGGCGACGAAGTGTACGACGCGCTGGTTTCCGCCTTGGGCGCGAACGAAGACATGCCGGCCCTGCGATTTGCCGCGGCCGACGGCGCCAAGGGAGGCAAAGCCGCGGCACTTCTCCGATCGCCGCGAAATCAATTCGACCAGGTGTTTGGTTACGATCCCAGCGCACCCCGCGACGAAGTGACCGGCTCCATTCCGCAAGCCCTGCTAATGATGAACGGGCCGCAAATCAATCGGGCCATTACCGGCTTCCGTCCCGGCGGCGGCACGTTGGGGCAGTTGCTCAACTCTACTAGCGATAATGAGGCCGTGGCCACCGAATTGTATTTGCGCTGCCTGGGGCGCGAACCGAATAAAGCCGAACTCCAAACTTGTGTCGATCACGTGAAAAAAACCAGCAACCGCACCACAGGATTTGAAGATGTGCTGTGGGCGCTGATTAATTCGACGGAATTTTTACAACGGAGGTAGGCGGTAAACAGCAGGCAGTAGGCGGTATGCAGCAGGCGGCAGGAAACAAAAACCGCCTCTGCGTACCTCCTACGGTATACTGCATACCGTATACAACGAGGCAGCCATGTCTATCCAACTTTGCCATTGCATTACCGCCAAAGCTCATAAAGAAGGCGCCTTCGGCCGGCGCGATTTTCTGAAAGGCATTTCGGCCTCTGCCATCGCCGGCGGACTGGCGGGCGGGTTGTTGCACTGGACCGATTTAGTCACCGCCAACGCCGCCGATTTGCGCAGCCGCGGTATGGCTTGCATTTTGCTGTGGATGCAAGGCGGCCCCAGCCAGTTCGAAACGTTCAGCCCCAAACCCGGCACAGCCACCGGCGGCGAAACCAAGGCCATTTCCACGGCCGTTCCCGGCATTCAAATCGCCTCCGACTTTCCCGAAGTGGCCAAGCAGGCGGGCGACATTGCTTTCATCCGCTCGGTCAACAGCCGAGAAGGCGCGCATCCCCGCGCACAGTTGCTCATGCACACCGGATATTTGCCGCTGGCGACGGTGAAGTATCCCACGTTAGGTTCCCTGGTGGCCCACGAAATTGCCGATGCCGCCGGGCAATTGCCCTCGTTTGTGCGCATCGGCGGCGGACGTGCCAGCGGCGGCGGCGGTGGATTTTTGGGCAATGAGTTCGATCCGTTCGACATTCCCAACCCTAGCGCTCCGCCCACCAACACCACCGTGCAAACCGACATGGGCCGCTACAACAACCGGCTCGATTTGCTCGGCCAGTTGGAAATTGCGGCCGGCGGCGGAAAGCTGTCGTCGGAATCGGCCGATCATCAAAAACTGTACCAACGGGCCGTGAAGATGATCACCAGCCCCGACATGAGAGCGTTCGACTTAACCAAGGAAAACGATAAAACCCGCGCCGCTTACGGCGACAGCGCCTTTGGCAACGGCTGCTTGCTGGCCCGGCGGCTGGTGGAGGCAGGCGTGACGTTTGTCGAAGTGCAGTTGGACGGCTGGGACACGCACCAAGATAATTTCGCCCGCGTTTCGCGGCTGGCCGACACGGTCGACAAGCCGTTCGCCGCGCTGGTGGCGGACCTCAAGCAGCGCGGCCTGCTCGATAAAACGCTGGTCATTTGGATGGGCGAATTCGGCCGCACGCCCAACATTAATGCCAACAGCGGCCGCGACCACTTCCCCAAAGCGTTCAACGTGGCCTTGGCCGGCGCCGGCATTCGCGGCGGCCGCGTCATTGGCGAAACTGACGCCACGGGCCAGGAAATCAAGGAACGCCCCGTGGCTGTGAACGATTTGTTCCAAACCTTCTGCAAAAGCCTGGGCATGAAGCCCGAGCACGAAAACATGAGCAGCATCGGCCGGCCGATCAAAGTGGTCGACGGCGGCAAACCCGTGCACGAGCTGTTTTCGTAAGGCAAGAGGCGATTGCAGTCGTCGCCTACGATCGTGCCAGATCGAAGCGATCGAGGTTCATCACTTTGTTCCATGCTGCGACGAAATCGTGGACGAACTTCTTGTTCGCGTCGGAACTCCCATAGACTTCAGCCAGGGCGCGTAGTTGGGAGTTTGAGCCGAAGACGAGGTCAACGCGTGTGGCGGTCCACTTCGGTTCGCCCGTTTTCCGATCGCGGCCTTCGAACATGTCGGCGTTTTTTGTGACCGGCGTCCACTGTGTACCCATCTCGAGCAGATTTACGAAGAAGTCGTTGGTCAGGGCCTCCGGCCGCTTGGTGAACACACCGTGTTTCATCGCACCCGAGTTGGTGTTGAGCACGCGCATGCCGCCGATCAGCACCGTCATTTCGGGTGCGGTCAACGTCAGCAGTTGTGCCTTATCGATCAGCAGCGCTT
This genomic window from Pirellulales bacterium contains:
- a CDS encoding GlsB/YeaQ/YmgE family stress response membrane protein; this encodes MADVEFSTAVQQAANELLVWVGFGTLVGLLAKAIMPGRDPGGTVATLMMGIGGTIIGCGILSYFSDRHISPISPLGFVVGTAGAFLLLFFYRLMGGYFFREGVTAPPPGARMPFYRRGYSRRARYDE
- a CDS encoding SRPBCC domain-containing protein, whose product is MNTEPNPSANKEFTISRTFDAPRDMVWKAWTEREHLMKWFGPKGCMISTANLDFRPGGVFHYAMKTPDGKEMWGKFVYREIVPPEKIVLINSFSDAQGGITRHPMSPTWPREMLSTSLFTEQQGKTTITLTWIPFNATAEEWATFNAAHGGMQQGWNGTFEQLEEYLAKLPG
- a CDS encoding SRPBCC family protein, whose amino-acid sequence is MPLYIIVLIIAAVIVVGLCLIIALQPGSFRVERSTIISAPAATVFGNVNDLHRWDAWSPWIGIDANLQQTYEGPPAGEGAIYSWVGKKTGAGRMTIIESRLNQLVKIKLEFFKPFMGTNTVEFTFQPDGNQTVVTWLMYGPKNFVAKMMHMLVNMDSMVGGMFAQGLAKLRIVSES
- a CDS encoding metalloregulator ArsR/SmtB family transcription factor — its product is MIADPLSTTFAALADPTRRAILARLSKGATSVTKLAEPFRITLPGISKHLKVLERAGLIARDRKAQWRPCRLRAKPLKNVADWVERYRRFWEESFDRLDEYLQELQEQGRKK
- a CDS encoding GNAT family N-acetyltransferase translates to MFNVTELNSLSELSGLQTVWGDLLAATPGATFFQSLPWLQTYWQFYGDGVSALSHAANENTAPVRPERLRVLVVEANRELVGILPLVMTTEPYRVGPVRVLGYPLAGWGSFYGPIGPHPAATLQAGLQHIRRTDRDWDLLDLRWVDAEIDSNNTPQAMQAAGFGFDRQVWHQSAQVDLTPGWENYWGTRKSTWRSNVRRCERLLLKRGKLEYFRYRPLGEAHADGDPRWDLYDTCVQLAERSWQGDSSTGTTLSHDSVRSYLRAAHESAARAGAVDMNLLLLRDKPVAFSYNYHYRGWVYGVRNGYDPMAVQEGAGTVLLGKMIEDSCLCGDRLIDLGPNYLECKRYWLTRLQPAYHYTHFHPARLRAQALRLKRIVKRWLAWSRPEPQSAADQKSVNLLG
- a CDS encoding DUF1549 domain-containing protein, translating into MLKPISVVVVGLVLAAWGLSLPAAEYNTSAKKTPLITWTGKADPFSQSKLEPTALAKVIDHSLTEDLAASDDTNKVLTFSKRASDEVFLRRVYLDFIGHNPTADEVTTFVLDPAKDKRDKLIVKLLDDPRFGENWGRYWRDVIMYRRQEDRAMLVQPALTDYLTEQFNKNTPWDAIARSFMTADGDVKDNGATGIIMAQNGMTSDITSEISRIFLGVQIQCANCHDHKTDRWKREQFHQLAAFFPRVALKPDNAGEKRTFVVSGNDNPIRRVNPKMANRPVGSPEHFMPDLKHPESEGTKMQPVFFLTGQNLPFGTPDAQRRETIAKWITDPRDEWFAKAFVNRIWAELVGEGFYNPIDDLGPDRTCSAPKTMEILGHEFADSRFDIKRLFHIIADTEAYQRDSRSRRKPDEMPFAANCPERLRGDEVYDALVSALGANEDMPALRFAAADGAKGGKAAALLRSPRNQFDQVFGYDPSAPRDEVTGSIPQALLMMNGPQINRAITGFRPGGGTLGQLLNSTSDNEAVATELYLRCLGREPNKAELQTCVDHVKKTSNRTTGFEDVLWALINSTEFLQRR
- a CDS encoding DUF1501 domain-containing protein, whose product is MSIQLCHCITAKAHKEGAFGRRDFLKGISASAIAGGLAGGLLHWTDLVTANAADLRSRGMACILLWMQGGPSQFETFSPKPGTATGGETKAISTAVPGIQIASDFPEVAKQAGDIAFIRSVNSREGAHPRAQLLMHTGYLPLATVKYPTLGSLVAHEIADAAGQLPSFVRIGGGRASGGGGGFLGNEFDPFDIPNPSAPPTNTTVQTDMGRYNNRLDLLGQLEIAAGGGKLSSESADHQKLYQRAVKMITSPDMRAFDLTKENDKTRAAYGDSAFGNGCLLARRLVEAGVTFVEVQLDGWDTHQDNFARVSRLADTVDKPFAALVADLKQRGLLDKTLVIWMGEFGRTPNINANSGRDHFPKAFNVALAGAGIRGGRVIGETDATGQEIKERPVAVNDLFQTFCKSLGMKPEHENMSSIGRPIKVVDGGKPVHELFS